The Candidatus Binatia bacterium genome window below encodes:
- a CDS encoding VOC family protein → MSEIDLNPDASLHIRSVSHLTIPVKDRYKAARFYVVALGAEVHHESAPDNVKAGRSRSLQVGVRVCPGLEVDLFEQDYGQPGWDQSHPHLALDIPTEDMDKWAAHLKKWRVPFFGPMTRGKSGSGEIYFNDPDGNNLELNCPKYPGAEKLHSGPYDKQVLIYKEAWPPPELEAEANRLFESSLERARKRRV, encoded by the coding sequence ATGAGTGAAATCGATTTGAATCCCGACGCTTCCCTTCACATCCGGTCGGTGAGCCACCTGACGATCCCGGTCAAGGACCGGTACAAGGCGGCGCGCTTTTACGTGGTCGCGCTCGGCGCGGAGGTGCACCACGAGTCGGCCCCCGACAACGTAAAAGCGGGACGATCTCGATCCCTCCAGGTGGGGGTAAGAGTCTGCCCGGGCTTGGAAGTCGATCTGTTCGAGCAGGATTACGGCCAGCCCGGCTGGGATCAGTCCCATCCCCACCTCGCATTGGACATTCCCACAGAGGACATGGACAAGTGGGCGGCGCATCTTAAAAAGTGGCGGGTACCGTTCTTCGGCCCCATGACCCGAGGCAAGAGCGGTAGCGGAGAGATTTACTTCAACGACCCGGACGGAAATAACCTGGAGCTGAATTGCCCCAAGTATCCGGGCGCCGAGAAGCTCCATTCGGGTCCCTATGATAAGCAGGTGTTGATCTACAAAGAAGCCTGGCCGCCGCCCGAGCTGGAGGCGGAGGCCAATCGTCTTTTCGAATCCTCGTTGGAGCGCGCTCGCAAGCGCCGCGTGTGA
- a CDS encoding extracellular solute-binding protein translates to MRALALLYGLILLLVPVKDSPAQSNWKNEWERVVKAAKEEGRLNIYGVTIFEEVFKYFQKEYPEIKLSFVVGRGADIAPRMMHERRAGKYLADIYVGGIHSAYELFYRNKVLDPVPPALILPEVLDESKWWRGKHHYVDHENQYIFVFEGSVQGGGISYNKKLVDPKEFKSFWDVLNPKWKGKAVILHPRTPGMISQSLTFIYHNPKLGAEYIKKLYAEMDVTVSRDDSQMVDWLASGKFAFNFFGRGIGTAEGIGLPVHEFYAGSFKEGAFVNPLNGSVSLPGQTPHPNAAKLALNWLLSRAGQIAFQKATNDRGGGTGADSLREDIPKDDVFTPQRRAQGIEYLITSRPELMNMKPIIDLAEKALNEAQKK, encoded by the coding sequence GTGAGAGCCTTAGCCTTGCTCTACGGCCTCATCCTTTTATTGGTCCCTGTCAAGGATTCCCCGGCACAATCAAACTGGAAGAACGAGTGGGAAAGAGTCGTGAAGGCCGCCAAGGAAGAAGGGCGGCTCAACATCTACGGCGTGACGATCTTTGAGGAAGTCTTCAAGTACTTTCAGAAAGAGTATCCCGAGATCAAGCTCTCCTTCGTGGTCGGCCGCGGCGCGGATATCGCTCCGCGAATGATGCATGAGAGAAGAGCCGGAAAATATCTCGCGGATATTTACGTGGGCGGCATCCACAGTGCCTATGAGCTCTTTTATCGCAACAAGGTATTGGACCCGGTCCCGCCCGCGCTCATCCTGCCGGAGGTATTGGACGAGTCCAAATGGTGGCGTGGAAAACACCACTACGTGGATCACGAGAATCAGTATATTTTCGTCTTTGAGGGCAGCGTTCAGGGCGGCGGGATCTCTTACAACAAGAAACTGGTGGACCCCAAGGAGTTTAAATCTTTTTGGGATGTATTGAACCCGAAGTGGAAAGGGAAGGCGGTGATCCTCCATCCCCGGACGCCGGGAATGATCAGCCAGAGCCTGACGTTCATCTACCATAACCCGAAGCTCGGCGCGGAATACATAAAGAAATTGTATGCGGAGATGGACGTCACCGTGAGCCGGGACGATTCTCAGATGGTGGACTGGTTGGCCTCCGGGAAATTCGCCTTCAACTTCTTCGGGCGCGGCATCGGCACGGCGGAAGGCATCGGGCTGCCGGTGCATGAATTTTATGCCGGTAGTTTCAAGGAGGGAGCGTTTGTCAATCCTCTGAACGGCTCCGTGAGCCTTCCCGGTCAGACGCCTCATCCCAACGCCGCCAAGCTGGCGCTCAACTGGCTGCTCTCCCGCGCGGGACAGATCGCCTTTCAAAAAGCCACCAACGACCGAGGCGGCGGCACGGGAGCGGACTCACTGAGAGAAGATATTCCCAAGGACGATGTCTTCACGCCGCAAAGGCGCGCTCAAGGGATCGAATATCTCATCACCTCTCGCCCCGAGCTGATGAATATGAAGCCCATTATCGACCTGGCCGAGAAGGCCTTAAACGAAGCGCAGAAGAAATAA
- a CDS encoding amidohydrolase family protein, with product MANDMMVIDGDGHVVEEMEEISNLMPQRYRDKYGGNRLFDPFPPLDHLHSCNLHDLPPGSFARVGPDGWLDFLKDVGIEATVLYTTRGLAYGKVVSRDWAIDLARAYNDWLHRKYLQLSPRFKGVGLIPLQEPEVAVEELRRIVKNLGMCGAMLPSTGFQFNLGHKMYWPIYEEASRLGCCLGIHGGAHENLGMDDLNPYAPVHAMGHPFGLMIAFAGIVFNGICDKFPNVRIGFMEGGVAWLLMCLERFDRSYETHIQHDPRGEFLQLQKGERVSDYIIRHIKAGRLFVGCEGSEPDLAHAIKRVGNGPFIYSSDFPHEVNNEFCKHELKEVMENEELTAEDKAAVLYRNCQRFYNLARE from the coding sequence ATGGCGAACGATATGATGGTCATCGACGGCGACGGTCACGTGGTGGAAGAGATGGAGGAAATCTCCAACTTGATGCCGCAGCGATATCGCGACAAATACGGCGGCAACCGTCTCTTCGATCCTTTTCCGCCGCTCGACCACCTCCATTCTTGCAATCTCCACGATCTCCCGCCCGGCTCATTCGCGCGCGTCGGTCCCGACGGCTGGCTGGATTTCTTAAAAGACGTCGGCATCGAGGCGACTGTGCTCTACACGACGCGCGGCCTGGCTTACGGAAAAGTCGTGAGCCGCGATTGGGCGATCGATCTGGCGCGCGCCTACAACGACTGGCTGCACCGGAAATATTTGCAGCTGAGCCCGCGCTTCAAGGGCGTCGGCCTGATCCCGCTGCAGGAGCCGGAGGTCGCCGTCGAAGAGCTCCGCCGGATCGTGAAGAACCTGGGGATGTGCGGCGCCATGCTGCCGTCGACGGGTTTTCAATTCAATCTCGGCCACAAGATGTATTGGCCGATCTACGAAGAGGCGAGCCGGCTCGGCTGCTGCCTCGGCATCCACGGCGGCGCGCACGAGAACCTCGGCATGGACGACTTGAATCCCTACGCGCCAGTCCACGCCATGGGCCATCCTTTCGGCCTCATGATCGCTTTCGCCGGCATCGTCTTCAACGGCATCTGCGATAAATTCCCCAACGTAAGGATCGGCTTCATGGAAGGCGGCGTGGCGTGGCTGCTCATGTGTTTGGAACGCTTCGACCGCTCCTACGAGACGCACATCCAGCACGACCCGCGCGGCGAGTTTTTACAGCTTCAAAAAGGCGAAAGGGTCAGCGATTACATCATCCGCCACATCAAGGCGGGGAGACTCTTCGTCGGCTGCGAGGGCAGCGAGCCGGACCTGGCCCACGCGATCAAGCGCGTCGGCAACGGCCCGTTCATTTATTCCTCCGACTTTCCCCACGAGGTGAACAACGAGTTCTGCAAGCACGAGCTTAAAGAAGTCATGGAGAACGAAGAGCTCACCGCCGAAGACAAGGCGGCCGTGCTCTACCGCAACTGCCAGAGGTTTTATAATTTAGCGCGGGAATAG